In Shouchella patagoniensis, the following are encoded in one genomic region:
- a CDS encoding glycosyltransferase family 4 protein, whose translation MRILYIHQYFKTKEGFSSTRSLEFGRLLTEKGHEVTMLTSDVHLKLSKEPIVKKTILTKEYNIEGMKVIAIKNNYSNYMGKIRRICSFLLFMFLSTYQGLILKRHDIVYATSTPLTIGVPAFIISKIKRVPYVFEVRDLWPEAPIQMGFIKNKKVIKLLRWFEKKIYKHASHVIALSPGMCEGVIKAGKDQNKVTMISNSCDLEMFDETDMELPKEIGELLSTDQLIAVHPGTMGEANGLNYIVDAAEILKNNGTKDVVILLTGDGSNRPILEGLCKHKDISNIIFTGNIPKKFMPSFLSKVDITITSFKDIPILATNSPNKFFDSLAAGKPTIVNSPGWTKDLVEEHSIGFYVDPKRPNELADLLNELTKEKEVLKEMGERSRVVAEKYFDRKKLANQLENILIQEVNYDGKKGVNLEENH comes from the coding sequence GTGAGGATCCTATATATTCATCAATATTTTAAGACGAAAGAAGGTTTTTCGAGTACTCGCTCTTTAGAATTTGGTAGATTACTAACTGAAAAAGGTCATGAGGTTACTATGCTAACAAGCGATGTCCATTTAAAGCTTTCTAAAGAGCCAATTGTAAAAAAAACAATTTTAACTAAGGAATATAATATTGAAGGCATGAAGGTAATTGCTATTAAGAATAACTACTCAAATTACATGGGGAAAATAAGAAGGATCTGTTCATTTTTACTTTTTATGTTTTTATCTACTTATCAAGGTTTAATTTTAAAAAGGCATGATATAGTTTATGCGACTTCAACTCCTTTGACGATTGGCGTGCCAGCTTTCATTATTAGTAAGATCAAAAGAGTACCATATGTATTTGAGGTGAGAGATTTATGGCCTGAAGCTCCTATTCAAATGGGCTTTATAAAGAATAAAAAAGTCATTAAGTTATTAAGGTGGTTTGAAAAAAAAATTTATAAACACGCTAGCCATGTAATTGCTCTTTCTCCAGGAATGTGTGAGGGGGTTATAAAAGCGGGTAAAGATCAAAATAAAGTAACAATGATATCAAATAGCTGTGATTTAGAGATGTTTGATGAAACTGATATGGAACTTCCAAAGGAAATAGGAGAATTGTTGTCAACAGATCAATTGATAGCAGTCCATCCAGGAACGATGGGAGAAGCTAATGGTTTAAACTACATAGTCGATGCCGCAGAAATTTTAAAAAATAATGGAACTAAGGATGTTGTAATCTTATTAACAGGAGATGGAAGTAACCGACCTATTTTGGAGGGTTTATGTAAGCATAAGGATATATCAAACATTATATTTACTGGTAATATTCCTAAAAAGTTTATGCCTTCTTTTCTGTCTAAAGTAGATATTACTATTACGTCTTTTAAAGATATACCTATTTTAGCAACTAATTCTCCTAATAAATTTTTTGATTCATTAGCAGCTGGCAAACCAACAATTGTTAATTCACCTGGTTGGACAAAAGATTTAGTTGAGGAGCATAGTATAGGTTTTTATGTTGATCCAAAACGTCCTAATGAACTTGCTGATTTATTAAATGAATTGACAAAAGAGAAAGAAGTTTTAAAAGAGATGGGTGAGAGATCGAGAGTAGTAGCCGAAAAATATTTTGATAGAAAGAAACTTGCTAATCAATTAGAAAATATATTAATTCAAGAAGTAAATTATGATGGGAAAAAAGGTGTTAATCTTGAAGAAAACCATTGA
- a CDS encoding glycosyltransferase family 4 protein: MKKKYLAIGPLPPPIGGDTISFSRLINSESIKDEVELIIFDTSRKDKESKISRKLQLSDLFNGIKFLRGIWVYRKKVDGVLLWANSRFAYTMGFLIILLFKLYKKQIVLKLFGTSFTDHYKNRIPGFYKKAINIIFNKVDFILPQTENLRRFFIDEVGLNAEKVVQLPNFLSRTPQKKIIDSRDKGVNSIFVGQVKQPKGVMDILEVLEKDSTISCDFYGTIFNKDKEEFLSRVQKLNNAHYKGEIPGDSVVETISQYDILLLPTTYAGEGYPGVILEAFFAGVPVISTKWKDIPELVSDGVNGMLINVNSPTELHLKLKSIINFDYYRNLSEGAHKTAYMYTEEEVIKKILIPILTK; the protein is encoded by the coding sequence TTGAAAAAAAAATATTTAGCAATCGGTCCGCTTCCGCCGCCTATAGGCGGTGACACTATATCATTTTCACGATTAATTAATAGTGAGTCAATAAAAGACGAAGTGGAGTTAATTATATTTGATACCTCAAGAAAAGATAAAGAGAGTAAAATAAGTAGGAAACTACAATTGAGTGACTTGTTTAATGGAATAAAGTTTTTAAGAGGGATTTGGGTGTATAGAAAAAAAGTGGATGGAGTTCTGCTGTGGGCAAACAGTCGGTTTGCATATACAATGGGTTTTTTAATCATTTTACTGTTTAAACTTTATAAGAAACAAATTGTTTTGAAATTATTTGGAACTTCGTTTACAGATCATTATAAAAATCGAATTCCTGGTTTTTATAAAAAAGCTATAAATATTATTTTTAATAAAGTAGATTTTATATTGCCACAAACTGAAAATCTTAGGCGATTTTTTATAGATGAAGTTGGTCTAAATGCAGAAAAAGTAGTTCAACTACCCAATTTTTTATCTCGGACTCCCCAGAAAAAAATTATAGATAGTAGAGATAAAGGAGTTAATTCAATATTTGTTGGTCAAGTTAAGCAGCCTAAGGGTGTAATGGATATTTTGGAGGTTTTGGAAAAGGATTCTACTATATCTTGCGATTTTTATGGGACGATATTTAATAAAGATAAGGAAGAATTTTTATCTAGAGTGCAAAAGCTCAACAATGCTCATTATAAAGGAGAAATTCCAGGGGACTCTGTTGTTGAAACAATAAGCCAATACGATATTCTATTGCTACCTACAACTTACGCTGGTGAAGGTTATCCTGGAGTTATTTTAGAAGCATTTTTTGCGGGTGTTCCTGTAATATCCACTAAGTGGAAAGACATTCCCGAGCTGGTTTCAGATGGAGTGAACGGCATGCTGATTAATGTAAATTCTCCTACTGAGTTGCATTTAAAATTAAAGTCAATTATCAATTTTGATTATTATCGAAATTTGAGTGAAGGAGCACATAAAACAGCTTACATGTATACAGAGGAAGAAGTTATTAAAAAGATATTAATTCCTATTTTAACTAAGTAA
- a CDS encoding glycosyltransferase: MKETLHIISLKRRAGLEVMFINFIKEMKKNNPELLKYQLIYTVGLSEYFKKELEELGIKTFKSKSDKFKISDIFDVMKIIKNENIKILYGQNFLGNAICGLVGFFNKKLKIICHEHGSSWGVSGKKEILTKMWIRNADSIICNSRAASILLYKRFKCNQDKLRVVLNGIDYIEALNVEKHEKTLVFAGRLDKVKSPQTLIHMMKYLTNEDTSFQLWVLGDGNLELGLKGLVSDMNLYNHVFFYGNVANVYDYMAKANFLVLPSIREALGNVIIEAAYQCTPTIGTDIDGIPEVVIHGKTGILLKPSLTPYDKNIGEYSVNVESEELCKPRALDPKQLAEIVIEAFKDPLNIKRMGEEAKKEAMRKFKLSNYYRGILKELY; this comes from the coding sequence GTGAAGGAAACACTTCATATAATTTCTTTAAAAAGAAGAGCAGGTCTTGAAGTTATGTTTATAAACTTTATTAAGGAAATGAAAAAAAATAACCCTGAATTATTGAAGTATCAATTAATTTATACAGTCGGATTATCAGAGTACTTTAAGAAAGAGTTAGAAGAGCTAGGTATTAAAACATTCAAAAGTAAAAGCGATAAATTTAAAATATCTGATATATTTGATGTTATGAAAATAATTAAGAATGAAAACATAAAAATATTGTATGGACAAAACTTCTTAGGAAATGCTATCTGCGGGTTAGTAGGTTTTTTTAATAAAAAGTTAAAAATTATATGCCATGAACACGGTAGTTCTTGGGGGGTAAGTGGTAAGAAAGAAATACTAACTAAAATGTGGATCAGGAATGCTGATTCTATCATTTGTAATTCTAGAGCAGCATCTATTTTACTATATAAAAGGTTTAAGTGTAATCAGGATAAATTACGTGTAGTATTAAATGGAATAGATTATATAGAAGCTTTAAATGTTGAGAAGCATGAAAAGACTTTAGTTTTTGCTGGTAGGTTAGATAAAGTTAAATCTCCACAAACTTTGATTCATATGATGAAGTATTTAACTAATGAGGATACTTCTTTTCAACTATGGGTTTTAGGTGACGGAAATTTAGAACTTGGTTTAAAGGGACTTGTCAGCGATATGAATTTATATAATCATGTGTTTTTCTATGGTAATGTTGCAAATGTTTATGATTATATGGCAAAAGCAAATTTTCTTGTTTTACCTTCAATTCGAGAGGCGTTAGGAAACGTAATAATAGAAGCTGCTTATCAATGTACACCTACTATCGGTACTGACATTGATGGTATTCCTGAAGTTGTAATTCATGGGAAAACAGGTATATTATTAAAACCTTCTCTAACACCATACGATAAAAATATTGGTGAGTACTCAGTTAATGTTGAGTCAGAAGAATTATGCAAGCCTAGAGCTCTAGACCCAAAACAATTAGCTGAAATTGTGATTGAAGCGTTCAAAGATCCATTAAATATTAAGAGGATGGGAGAAGAAGCAAAAAAAGAGGCAATGAGAAAATTTAAACTAAGTAATTACTATAGAGGTATTTTGAAAGAATTGTATTAA
- a CDS encoding GNAT family N-acetyltransferase, whose protein sequence is MLVGVNIYLRLMEDEDVKYKVKWVNNNEVRKTLNFSYPISEIGTRKWLNSVANDSSRRDFIICDLQNDKPIGYIGINNIDIKNAKAEYYIGLGDPGYWGRGLGIEASKLLIHYCFSELNLNKVYLYTWEKNYSMIKLAKRLNFVKEGHLEDDVLSHGEHRDRIIMSLLKKNYIKED, encoded by the coding sequence GTGTTAGTCGGGGTGAATATTTATCTTCGTTTAATGGAGGATGAAGACGTAAAATATAAAGTTAAATGGGTCAATAATAATGAAGTTAGGAAAACATTAAATTTTAGTTACCCTATATCTGAAATAGGCACACGTAAGTGGTTGAATTCGGTTGCTAACGACTCTTCAAGAAGAGATTTTATTATTTGCGATTTACAAAATGATAAGCCTATTGGTTATATAGGAATAAACAATATAGATATCAAGAACGCTAAAGCGGAGTATTATATTGGACTTGGAGACCCAGGATATTGGGGAAGGGGTTTGGGGATAGAAGCAAGTAAATTACTAATTCATTATTGTTTTTCCGAACTAAATTTAAATAAAGTATATTTGTATACTTGGGAAAAGAATTATTCAATGATAAAATTGGCTAAACGATTGAACTTTGTGAAAGAAGGACATCTAGAAGATGATGTCTTATCACATGGCGAACATAGAGATAGAATAATAATGTCTCTTTTAAAGAAGAACTATATCAAAGAAGATTGA
- a CDS encoding 1-aminocyclopropane-1-carboxylate deaminase/D-cysteine desulfhydrase yields the protein MAEKISFSSLPTPISNEGRHKLWNGNNLYVKRDDLTGFALGGNKSRKLEYFFYDAVVQKSNHIVTYGALQSNHCRMTAAAASKMGMDFTMIVPETDEKPTYEGNYKITSLMGVNLIATPLNQVKTTITETLSSLKTLGDAPYFIPGGGHGYLGTLGYVEAYREIESQKQHNLVPRDIDYIFLASGTGATQAGLIVGSGLCNNAEKIVGISIARAYKQGIQPIKESINEYNNINKTDIKTNKIVFEDKYIGSGYGDVYTEIETTIKKVAKLTSIILDPIYTGKAFYGMLDYLDRNSIKNKNVIFIHTGGIPLFFNKSSF from the coding sequence ATGGCCGAGAAAATAAGCTTCAGTTCTCTGCCTACTCCAATTAGTAATGAAGGTAGGCATAAATTATGGAACGGTAATAATTTATATGTTAAAAGAGATGATTTAACTGGTTTTGCTCTTGGGGGAAACAAGTCAAGAAAGTTAGAATATTTTTTTTATGATGCCGTGGTCCAAAAAAGTAACCATATTGTTACTTATGGTGCTTTACAATCGAACCATTGTCGTATGACTGCAGCAGCAGCCTCAAAGATGGGGATGGATTTTACAATGATTGTTCCAGAGACTGACGAAAAGCCAACATATGAAGGTAATTATAAGATTACCTCTCTTATGGGAGTTAATTTAATTGCTACGCCTTTGAATCAAGTGAAAACAACTATAACTGAAACTTTGTCTTCTTTAAAAACATTAGGGGATGCTCCATACTTCATTCCCGGTGGAGGACATGGATACTTAGGCACATTGGGGTATGTAGAAGCGTATCGAGAAATTGAATCACAAAAACAACACAATTTAGTTCCGCGTGATATTGACTATATATTCTTAGCTTCAGGTACGGGAGCAACTCAAGCTGGTTTAATTGTAGGGAGCGGATTGTGTAATAATGCAGAAAAAATAGTTGGTATTAGTATAGCAAGAGCTTATAAGCAAGGCATCCAACCCATAAAAGAAAGTATAAACGAATATAATAATATCAATAAGACGGATATAAAAACCAATAAGATAGTATTTGAGGATAAATACATTGGGTCTGGTTACGGAGATGTCTATACAGAAATTGAGACCACCATTAAAAAGGTGGCTAAATTAACCTCAATAATACTTGATCCAATCTACACAGGGAAAGCTTTTTATGGAATGCTAGATTATCTGGATAGGAATAGTATTAAAAATAAAAACGTTATTTTTATTCATACCGGAGGAATTCCCTTGTTTTTTAACAAGAGTTCTTTTTAA
- a CDS encoding oligosaccharide flippase family protein — protein sequence MREKTPLSLRRNFSVTFISNIIYAACQWGVIIIIAQLGSPEKLGMYSLALAITSPILLLTNLQLRNMQITDVNNKYQFSDFFTFRIISSCISVVIIIIVALLFDYDYMTVIVIILIGGSKFIESISDVSFGLFQKNERMDYVAVSKNLKAISSIFSFSITLWITGSLVYSVITLAISWLLILIFFDLRNVNKFSKMNIKFNLDKKKMITIFKVSLPLGIMSMLLSLNSTIPRYIIENYMNLEALGYFSALVYLYVAGNTVISALGQSAAPRLAKYYASNNLSMFKLLLKKLNYLGLFIGIISVIFVVLLGELFLKIFYGVEYAVYTKELNLIMIAACINNIAAFYGYGLTATKSFKIQPYIGFTMVVVSFLTSILLIPKLGLLGASYALIAGAIVQLTMLIVILKIKLSKTQRGK from the coding sequence GTGAGGGAAAAAACTCCTTTATCTTTGAGAAGAAATTTTTCAGTAACCTTTATTAGTAATATTATATATGCTGCCTGCCAATGGGGCGTGATTATTATAATCGCACAATTAGGCTCTCCAGAAAAATTAGGCATGTACTCTTTGGCTTTGGCTATAACTTCTCCTATTTTGTTATTAACAAATTTACAGTTGAGAAATATGCAAATAACAGATGTAAATAATAAATATCAGTTCTCCGATTTTTTTACTTTCAGGATAATTAGTTCTTGTATCTCAGTAGTTATTATAATAATTGTTGCTCTACTTTTTGATTATGATTACATGACAGTAATAGTAATTATATTAATAGGTGGTAGTAAGTTTATAGAATCAATTAGCGATGTTTCTTTTGGTTTATTTCAGAAAAATGAGCGTATGGACTATGTCGCTGTGTCAAAAAATTTAAAAGCTATTAGTTCAATATTTAGCTTTTCAATTACACTTTGGATTACTGGTAGTTTAGTATACAGCGTTATTACGTTGGCAATTTCTTGGTTATTAATTTTAATCTTTTTTGACTTAAGAAATGTCAATAAATTCTCTAAGATGAATATAAAATTTAATTTAGATAAGAAGAAAATGATTACAATCTTTAAGGTGTCATTACCTTTGGGTATCATGAGTATGTTACTATCACTTAACTCTACTATTCCTCGTTATATAATCGAAAACTACATGAATCTGGAAGCACTAGGCTATTTTTCTGCTTTAGTTTACTTGTACGTAGCTGGAAATACTGTCATAAGTGCGTTAGGGCAATCAGCTGCACCGAGATTGGCTAAGTACTATGCAAGTAATAATCTTAGTATGTTTAAATTGTTGTTAAAAAAATTGAACTATCTCGGATTATTTATCGGAATCATATCGGTTATATTTGTTGTGTTATTAGGAGAATTATTTTTAAAGATCTTTTATGGGGTAGAGTATGCTGTTTACACTAAAGAACTCAATCTCATTATGATCGCTGCATGTATAAATAATATTGCAGCCTTTTATGGATATGGTCTGACTGCAACAAAAAGCTTTAAAATACAACCATATATTGGTTTCACAATGGTGGTTGTTAGTTTCCTAACTTCCATTTTGTTAATCCCTAAACTAGGATTATTAGGCGCGTCTTATGCTTTAATAGCTGGAGCTATAGTTCAATTAACTATGTTAATTGTCATACTGAAGATCAAATTATCAAAAACACAAAGAGGAAAATAG
- a CDS encoding O-antigen ligase family protein, producing the protein MKNYLLEFKTSKVRSYYIICMLFLSLYLSISVTPEVRLFSYEVTLMIQIVLSIFIIPFIRMSREKGNLNLIFLFMCLICWFLITSITSAETASSVSRLLLSFGPGVMVLLIVISDVNPLFTFIRVSKWFMWSGIIFSIVGILLTFFGDLNSYKGVYYETLSIGPIEVSQVVVHANEFLRIASLLDNPNNFGLLLFFSIMSTLALKKLDEIDKYFFVLILLIQISALLMTISRASLLSSVVGIGFFFLLTSKGLHQLSNRIILGFLTGLLGLVLFLTVFNDISAFDRSSGFAGREVAWEIAISNIKENFMIGIGFATSDIMLEKLGLDISTHNMHLSLLLEAGIIGYILFIMIWLYGISRGVINHLSTKGAKNFKISVMYATSISIMISLLLHQMFETKIPYTGFFTLFWFYFLGIAFCKVFYEKGIEVT; encoded by the coding sequence ATGAAAAATTACCTATTGGAATTTAAAACAAGTAAAGTTAGGTCTTATTATATAATCTGCATGTTGTTTTTAAGTTTATATTTAAGTATTAGTGTAACTCCCGAAGTTAGGTTGTTTTCGTACGAAGTAACTTTAATGATACAGATAGTATTATCAATATTTATTATACCATTCATAAGGATGAGTAGAGAAAAAGGGAATTTAAATTTAATCTTTCTTTTTATGTGTTTAATTTGTTGGTTTTTAATTACTTCTATTACTTCTGCAGAGACTGCTAGTTCTGTCTCAAGGTTACTACTATCTTTTGGACCGGGAGTGATGGTCTTATTAATAGTTATAAGTGATGTTAATCCGCTTTTCACTTTCATTCGAGTATCAAAATGGTTTATGTGGTCTGGTATTATATTTTCCATAGTTGGAATTTTGTTGACGTTTTTCGGAGATTTGAATAGCTATAAAGGAGTATATTATGAGACCTTAAGTATCGGCCCAATTGAAGTCTCTCAAGTAGTTGTCCATGCAAATGAATTTCTAAGAATTGCATCACTCCTAGATAATCCAAATAATTTTGGCCTATTGCTTTTCTTTTCTATAATGTCAACTCTTGCTTTAAAAAAATTGGATGAAATAGATAAATATTTTTTTGTATTAATTTTATTGATACAAATTTCTGCTTTGCTAATGACAATCTCTAGAGCTAGTTTATTGAGCTCAGTGGTCGGTATAGGTTTTTTTTTCCTTCTTACGAGTAAAGGGTTACATCAATTATCAAATCGGATTATTTTAGGTTTTTTGACTGGTTTATTGGGACTTGTTTTATTTTTAACTGTGTTTAATGATATAAGTGCTTTTGATAGGTCTTCAGGTTTTGCAGGCAGAGAAGTTGCATGGGAGATAGCAATTTCTAATATTAAGGAGAATTTCATGATTGGGATAGGTTTTGCGACATCTGATATTATGCTGGAGAAGCTAGGTTTGGATATTTCAACTCACAATATGCATCTTAGTTTATTGTTAGAAGCAGGGATAATAGGCTATATATTATTTATAATGATTTGGTTATATGGGATTTCAAGAGGCGTTATTAACCATTTAAGCACAAAAGGAGCTAAGAACTTTAAAATCTCGGTAATGTATGCTACGTCTATTTCCATAATGATTTCGTTATTGTTACATCAAATGTTTGAGACTAAAATTCCCTACACAGGATTTTTTACTCTTTTTTGGTTTTATTTTTTGGGGATAGCTTTTTGTAAGGTCTTTTATGAGAAAGGAATTGAAGTTACTTGA
- a CDS encoding sugar transferase has protein sequence MLILKKTIDYFGSTVLVIVLSPFLLLIAILIKCESKGPIFFRQNRLGYKGETFKIFKFRTMQQGTEKAGTGIFTNENDPRITKIGKFLRKTSLDELPQLLNILKGEMSFIGPRPPVPYHPYNYEDYTTKQKKRFLVKPGITGLAQITGRNNLSWDERIEYDVKYVDNLSFKEDIRIVLKTIQSVVFKENIYRG, from the coding sequence GTGTTAATCTTGAAGAAAACCATTGATTACTTTGGCTCTACAGTGTTAGTTATTGTGCTATCACCATTTCTGCTATTAATAGCTATTTTAATTAAATGCGAATCTAAAGGCCCGATATTTTTCAGACAAAATCGTCTAGGTTATAAAGGTGAAACGTTTAAAATATTTAAGTTTCGAACAATGCAGCAAGGGACAGAAAAAGCTGGCACAGGTATATTTACCAATGAAAACGATCCAAGAATAACTAAAATCGGAAAATTTCTAAGAAAAACGAGTCTTGATGAACTTCCCCAATTATTAAATATATTAAAAGGTGAAATGAGTTTTATAGGTCCTAGACCTCCCGTGCCCTATCACCCATATAATTATGAAGATTATACGACTAAACAAAAGAAAAGATTCCTGGTTAAACCAGGAATTACTGGACTAGCTCAAATTACAGGTAGAAACAATCTAAGTTGGGATGAAAGAATCGAGTATGACGTGAAGTATGTGGATAACTTATCATTCAAAGAAGATATAAGAATTGTACTAAAAACTATTCAATCAGTGGTGTTTAAAGAGAATATATATAGAGGGTGA
- a CDS encoding polysaccharide biosynthesis protein, whose protein sequence is MTLKQRLLTLILIDSAIVLFSIYICSLILTAGSSPVTEVIVASSIVLLLVHHLCAYKFKLYKRAWEYASITELKAIVYAVSISIVAAGLTQLIFFQDFYARTLIMTWMMHVILIGGSRMSWRVYKDTYITNKKDGKRTLIIGAGSAGTMIARQLKQDKDTTLTPVGFIDDNFTKHGLEIMDLTVLAGTKDVQEVVNDKKVEHIIIAIPSLSKIDLNRIVKLCTDTNVKTQILPRMEDLVLGSVQVSQFKDVEVEDLLGREPVELDVDGIAEYITGETILVTGAGGSIGSEICRQVARFSPNQLILLGHGENSIYSIEMELRRNLPDLNIDTEIADIQDKEKMNLIMQKRKPHVIFHAAAHKHVPLMERNPEEAVKNNVIGTRNVAEAADLANVNTFVMISSDKAVNPTSVMGATKRIAEMVVQHMDMISDTRFVAVRFGNVLGSRGSVIPLFKDQIKNGGPVTVTHPDMVRYFMTIPEASRLVLQAGSLAEGGEVFVLDMGEPVKIVDLAKNLIRLSGFSEEEIPVEFTGMRPGEKMFEELLGDDEVHSEQVYPMIYRGKTLRVDINLVIKEIDSYKYKRPEELRRIILDTANSRKEKVELSV, encoded by the coding sequence ATGACATTAAAGCAAAGACTACTTACACTCATTTTAATTGATTCGGCTATTGTTCTTTTCTCTATTTATATATGTAGTTTAATTCTTACTGCAGGCAGTTCACCTGTTACAGAAGTAATTGTCGCAAGTTCCATTGTCTTGTTGCTTGTTCATCACTTATGTGCTTACAAATTCAAGCTTTATAAACGAGCGTGGGAATATGCGAGTATTACTGAATTAAAAGCAATTGTTTATGCAGTAAGTATATCGATAGTCGCTGCGGGTTTAACGCAGCTTATTTTCTTTCAGGACTTCTATGCGCGAACACTTATTATGACATGGATGATGCACGTGATCTTAATTGGTGGGTCTAGAATGTCTTGGCGTGTATATAAAGACACGTACATAACAAATAAAAAAGATGGAAAACGAACGCTGATTATTGGCGCTGGTTCTGCCGGAACGATGATTGCACGGCAATTAAAGCAAGACAAAGATACGACATTGACCCCAGTAGGTTTTATTGATGATAACTTTACTAAGCATGGTTTAGAAATTATGGACTTGACAGTACTAGCTGGAACAAAAGATGTACAGGAAGTTGTAAATGATAAAAAAGTAGAACATATCATTATTGCGATTCCATCGCTATCTAAAATCGACTTAAATCGAATCGTAAAATTATGCACGGATACAAACGTAAAAACACAAATTCTCCCCCGTATGGAGGATTTAGTATTAGGTTCCGTACAAGTGAGCCAGTTTAAAGATGTGGAAGTTGAAGATTTGTTAGGTCGTGAACCAGTGGAGCTTGATGTAGATGGGATCGCTGAATATATTACTGGGGAAACGATTCTTGTTACGGGTGCTGGTGGTTCCATTGGTTCAGAAATCTGTCGCCAAGTCGCACGCTTTTCCCCGAATCAACTAATCTTATTAGGACACGGAGAAAATAGCATTTATTCTATTGAAATGGAATTACGTAGAAATTTACCAGACTTAAATATTGATACAGAGATAGCTGATATTCAAGATAAAGAGAAAATGAATCTTATTATGCAAAAACGTAAACCACACGTTATTTTTCATGCGGCCGCACATAAGCATGTGCCTTTAATGGAAAGAAATCCTGAAGAGGCGGTTAAGAATAATGTAATAGGTACTCGAAATGTAGCGGAAGCGGCGGACTTGGCAAATGTAAATACTTTTGTGATGATTTCAAGTGATAAGGCTGTTAATCCAACTAGTGTGATGGGGGCAACAAAAAGAATTGCAGAAATGGTTGTTCAGCATATGGACATGATCAGTGATACTCGATTTGTCGCTGTACGTTTTGGAAATGTGTTGGGGAGTCGTGGAAGTGTTATTCCGTTATTTAAAGATCAGATTAAGAACGGTGGGCCGGTTACCGTAACTCATCCAGATATGGTACGTTATTTTATGACAATCCCAGAGGCATCGCGTTTGGTGTTGCAAGCTGGTTCGCTTGCCGAAGGCGGCGAAGTGTTTGTATTAGATATGGGAGAACCAGTGAAAATTGTTGACCTTGCTAAGAATTTAATTAGGCTTTCTGGTTTTAGCGAAGAAGAGATCCCTGTTGAATTTACAGGCATGAGACCTGGTGAGAAAATGTTTGAAGAGTTATTAGGAGACGATGAGGTTCATAGTGAGCAAGTCTATCCAATGATTTATAGAGGAAAAACATTACGAGTAGATATTAATCTTGTAATTAAAGAAATTGATTCCTATAAATATAAAAGACCAGAAGAGTTGAGAAGAATCATTTTAGATACAGCCAATTCGAGAAAAGAAAAAGTAGAACTAAGTGTTTAA